One window from the genome of Streptomyces sp. NBC_00287 encodes:
- a CDS encoding ATP-binding SpoIIE family protein phosphatase has translation MDVTVDSLVAQVAHELRTSADRLTGDMTAFLRREVPELWADPDMARMTTQNIAEHTVAALTGLEHGIEPDRIELPPADVDRVRRLARRGIPVTAMLRAHRLAQGIAFDRALVVLPRLTDDAELIGAVARRLLAATTAYVDRLAEQGVLAYQEERERRLRWRLTTVTDAGMRIGTTLDIARTTRELADFATEHFADRASVDLLDSLLQGRDTPAEEPLVLRRVAEEPASTPEGLHTYPDGSPQARALTTGHPVRHHTDAPPAHSTLVVPLRARGTTLGVAQFSRHRNPDRYDDEDLLLAQEIAARAAVAVDNARRYTNARATALSLQRSLLPSRTPPQSALEVACRYLPAGDRLGVGGDWYDVIPLSGARVALVVGDVVGHGVHAAATMGRLRTAVRTLADIDLPPDELLTHLDDVVLRLSAEASTRPDAESADIGATCLYAVYDPVSGCCTMARAGHVLPSLMARDGTVDTLDLPPGPPLGLGGLPFEATEVVLPEDTLLALYTDGLLEARDHDIDTALALLHQALAQPAPSLETACDTVLDTLLPAHPPDDVALLLARTRTLGDGQVASWDLAADPAAVSVVRSRVSEQLGVWGLEDLDFSTELVVSELVTNAIRYGRPPIRLRLIHDRSLLCEVSDASSTTPHQRRARTDDEGGRGLFLVAQLAEHWGTRHARHGKTVWAELNDGLTC, from the coding sequence GTGGACGTCACCGTGGACAGCCTCGTGGCCCAGGTCGCCCATGAGCTCAGGACGAGCGCGGACAGGCTGACCGGCGACATGACGGCGTTCCTGCGGCGTGAGGTCCCCGAGCTGTGGGCAGATCCGGACATGGCCCGGATGACCACGCAGAACATCGCCGAGCACACGGTCGCCGCGTTGACCGGCCTGGAGCACGGCATCGAGCCGGACCGGATCGAACTGCCCCCCGCCGACGTCGATCGCGTACGTCGCCTTGCCCGGCGCGGGATACCCGTCACCGCGATGCTGCGGGCTCACCGGCTGGCCCAGGGCATCGCCTTCGACCGGGCGCTCGTGGTGCTGCCCCGGCTGACCGACGACGCCGAACTGATCGGCGCCGTGGCGCGCAGACTGCTCGCGGCGACGACGGCCTACGTGGACCGCCTAGCCGAGCAGGGCGTCCTGGCCTACCAGGAGGAGCGGGAGCGCAGGCTGCGGTGGCGGCTGACGACGGTGACCGACGCCGGCATGCGCATCGGGACCACCCTGGACATCGCCCGCACCACCCGGGAGCTGGCGGACTTCGCCACCGAACACTTCGCGGACCGTGCCTCCGTCGACCTGCTCGACTCCCTGCTCCAAGGGCGGGACACACCGGCGGAGGAACCCCTCGTGCTGCGCCGGGTCGCCGAGGAACCGGCGAGCACCCCGGAGGGACTCCACACCTACCCGGACGGATCCCCGCAGGCCAGAGCCCTGACCACCGGCCACCCCGTACGCCACCACACCGACGCGCCCCCAGCACACTCCACGCTGGTCGTGCCCCTGCGCGCCCGCGGCACCACCCTGGGTGTCGCCCAGTTCTCCCGCCACCGCAACCCGGACCGCTACGACGACGAGGACCTGCTCCTCGCCCAGGAGATCGCCGCCAGGGCGGCCGTCGCCGTCGACAACGCCCGCCGCTACACCAACGCCCGCGCCACCGCCCTCAGCCTCCAGCGCAGCCTGCTCCCCTCGCGTACGCCCCCGCAGTCGGCCCTGGAGGTCGCGTGCCGCTACCTCCCGGCCGGTGACCGGCTCGGTGTGGGCGGCGACTGGTACGACGTCATCCCGCTGTCCGGGGCCCGGGTCGCCCTCGTGGTGGGCGACGTGGTCGGCCACGGCGTGCACGCCGCCGCCACCATGGGACGGCTGCGCACCGCCGTACGCACCCTGGCCGATATCGACCTGCCCCCCGACGAACTCCTCACCCACCTCGACGACGTCGTCCTGCGCCTGTCCGCCGAGGCCTCCACCCGCCCGGACGCCGAGTCCGCGGACATCGGCGCCACCTGCCTGTACGCGGTCTACGACCCCGTCAGCGGCTGCTGCACCATGGCCCGCGCGGGCCATGTGCTGCCGTCCCTGATGGCCCGGGACGGCACCGTCGACACCCTCGACCTGCCACCGGGCCCACCGCTCGGTCTCGGCGGCCTGCCCTTCGAGGCGACGGAGGTGGTCCTGCCCGAGGACACCCTCCTCGCCCTCTACACCGACGGCCTGCTCGAAGCCCGCGACCACGACATCGACACCGCCCTCGCCCTGCTCCACCAGGCGCTCGCCCAGCCCGCTCCCTCGCTGGAGACCGCCTGCGACACCGTGCTCGACACCCTGCTGCCGGCCCACCCGCCCGACGATGTGGCGCTCCTGCTGGCCCGCACCCGCACCCTCGGGGACGGACAGGTCGCGAGCTGGGACCTGGCGGCCGACCCGGCCGCGGTCTCAGTCGTCCGTTCACGCGTCTCCGAGCAACTGGGCGTCTGGGGCCTCGAGGACCTCGACTTCTCCACCGAGCTGGTCGTCAGCGAACTGGTCACCAACGCCATCCGCTACGGCCGGCCCCCCATCCGGCTGCGCCTCATCCACGACCGCTCCCTCCTGTGCGAGGTCTCCGACGCCAGCAGCACCACCCCGCACCAGCGCCGCGCCCGCACCGACGACGAGGGCGGACGCGGCCTGTTCCTGGTCGCCCAGCTCGCCGAGCACTGGGGCACCCGGCACGCCCGGCACGGCAAGACGGTGTGGGCGGAGCTGAACGACGGCCTCACATGTTGA
- the lpdA gene encoding dihydrolipoyl dehydrogenase: MVEQDERFDVVVLGAGPGGYVAAVRAAQLGLRVAVVEEKYWGGVCLNVGCIPTKALLRNAELAHLFTHEAKTFGIKVDGQVSFDYGEAFRRSRKVADGRVKGVHYLMKKNKITEVDGRGTFLDPHTLQVTDYDGNTRTIGFEHCIIATGATPKLLPGTKRSARVVTFEEQILAEELPQSVIIAGAGAIGIEFAYVLHNYGVKVTIVEFLDRVAPLEDAEVSAELARQYRKLGIDVLASTRVDAIDESGPQVRVTVTGKDGTPRILEADKVLQAIGFAPNISGYGLENTGVTLTERGAIDVDGRCRTSVPHLYAIGDVTAKLMLAHAAEAMGVIAAETIADAETMELDYAMIPRATFCQPQIASFGYTEEQARELGHDVKVAKFPFTANGKSHGLGDTTGFVKLISDATHGELIGGHLIGPDVTELLPELTLAQQWDLTVHEVARNVHAHPTLSEAVKEAVHGLAGHMINM; this comes from the coding sequence ATGGTCGAACAGGACGAGCGATTCGATGTTGTCGTACTCGGAGCCGGGCCCGGCGGCTACGTCGCGGCCGTCCGGGCGGCCCAGCTGGGCCTGCGGGTCGCGGTCGTCGAGGAGAAGTACTGGGGTGGCGTCTGCCTGAACGTGGGCTGCATCCCGACCAAGGCCCTGCTGCGCAACGCGGAACTGGCCCACCTCTTCACCCATGAGGCGAAGACCTTCGGCATCAAGGTCGACGGCCAGGTCTCCTTCGACTACGGCGAGGCCTTCCGCCGCAGCCGCAAGGTCGCCGACGGCCGGGTCAAGGGCGTCCACTATCTGATGAAGAAGAACAAGATCACCGAGGTGGACGGCCGCGGCACCTTCCTCGACCCGCACACGCTCCAGGTCACCGACTACGACGGCAACACCCGGACCATCGGTTTCGAGCACTGCATCATCGCCACCGGCGCCACCCCCAAACTGCTGCCGGGCACCAAGCGCAGCGCGCGCGTGGTGACCTTCGAGGAACAGATCCTCGCCGAGGAACTCCCCCAGTCGGTCATCATCGCGGGCGCCGGTGCGATCGGTATCGAGTTCGCCTATGTGCTGCACAACTACGGCGTGAAGGTCACGATCGTGGAGTTCCTGGACCGCGTCGCCCCGCTGGAGGACGCCGAGGTCTCCGCCGAACTCGCTCGCCAGTACCGCAAGCTGGGCATCGACGTCCTCGCCTCCACCCGCGTCGACGCCATCGACGAGTCCGGGCCCCAGGTCCGCGTCACGGTCACCGGCAAGGACGGCACCCCGCGGATCCTGGAGGCCGACAAGGTCCTCCAAGCCATCGGCTTCGCACCGAACATCAGCGGATACGGGCTGGAGAACACGGGCGTGACGCTCACCGAACGTGGAGCGATCGACGTCGACGGCCGCTGTCGCACCTCCGTCCCGCACCTCTACGCCATCGGCGACGTCACCGCCAAGCTGATGCTCGCGCACGCCGCCGAGGCCATGGGCGTCATCGCCGCCGAGACCATCGCCGACGCCGAGACGATGGAACTCGACTACGCCATGATCCCGCGGGCCACCTTCTGCCAGCCCCAGATCGCCAGCTTCGGCTACACCGAGGAGCAGGCCCGCGAGCTCGGCCACGACGTCAAGGTCGCCAAGTTCCCGTTCACCGCGAACGGCAAGTCCCACGGCCTCGGTGACACCACCGGCTTCGTCAAGCTCATCAGCGATGCCACGCACGGCGAACTCATCGGCGGCCATCTGATCGGCCCCGACGTCACCGAACTGCTGCCGGAGCTGACCCTGGCTCAGCAGTGGGATCTCACCGTGCACGAGGTCGCCCGCAATGTGCATGCGCACCCGACCCTGAGCGAGGCCGTCAAGGAGGCCGTCCACGGTCTGGCGGGCCACATGATCAACATGTGA
- a CDS encoding magnesium and cobalt transport protein CorA, translating to MSKNNRKSVWRRALTPATEPSRPTAADAEPSAPETEPPSIVQAALYRDGVRVSSPATLADTYRELRDQPSGMAWIGLARPTESELLSLAAEFDLHPLSIEDAMEAHQRPKLERYGETLFVVLRAARYLDAPEEVDFGELHVFVGPDFVITVRHGAAPDLSAVRRRMEESPELLKLGPEAVLYAILDAVVDGYAPVVAGVQNDVDEIETEVFRGDPEVSRRIYELSREMVEFQRSTRPLVGMLHGLMAGFAKYGTDEELQRYLRDVADHVTHTSERVDGFRQALTDILTVNATLVTQQQNAEMRALAEAGFEQNEEIKKISAWAAILFAPTLVGTIYGMNFENMPELDWSFGYPFAVGLMGLVCVSLYVIFKRRDWL from the coding sequence CCCCCGAGACGGAACCGCCGAGCATCGTCCAGGCCGCCCTGTACCGGGACGGGGTGCGCGTCTCCTCCCCCGCCACCCTCGCCGACACCTACCGCGAGCTGCGCGACCAGCCCTCCGGCATGGCGTGGATCGGCCTCGCCCGCCCGACCGAGTCCGAACTCCTCTCCCTGGCCGCCGAGTTCGATCTGCACCCGCTGTCGATCGAGGACGCGATGGAGGCCCATCAGCGCCCGAAGCTGGAGCGCTACGGCGAGACCCTCTTCGTCGTCCTGCGCGCGGCCCGCTATCTCGACGCGCCGGAGGAGGTCGACTTCGGCGAGCTGCATGTCTTCGTCGGCCCCGACTTCGTGATCACGGTCCGCCATGGCGCGGCCCCCGACCTCTCGGCGGTCCGGCGCCGTATGGAGGAGTCGCCCGAGCTGCTGAAGCTGGGCCCTGAGGCGGTGCTGTACGCGATCCTCGACGCGGTGGTCGACGGCTACGCCCCGGTCGTCGCGGGCGTCCAGAACGACGTCGACGAGATCGAGACGGAGGTCTTCCGGGGCGATCCGGAGGTGTCCCGCCGTATCTATGAACTCTCCCGGGAAATGGTCGAGTTCCAGCGCTCCACGCGCCCGCTGGTCGGCATGCTGCACGGCCTGATGGCGGGCTTCGCGAAGTACGGCACGGACGAGGAGCTTCAGCGCTATCTCCGGGACGTCGCCGACCACGTCACCCACACCAGCGAACGCGTCGACGGGTTCCGCCAGGCCCTGACCGACATCCTCACGGTGAACGCGACCCTGGTCACCCAGCAACAGAACGCGGAGATGCGGGCGTTGGCGGAGGCGGGGTTCGAGCAGAACGAGGAGATCAAGAAGATCTCGGCGTGGGCGGCCATCCTGTTCGCTCCGACGCTGGTCGGGACGATCTACGGCATGAACTTCGAGAACATGCCGGAGCTGGACTGGAGCTTCGGGTACCCCTTCGCCGTCGGCCTGATGGGCCTGGTCTGCGTGAGCCTGTACGTGATCTTCAAACGGCGGGACTGGCTCTGA